A part of Candidatus Kaelpia aquatica genomic DNA contains:
- a CDS encoding tetratricopeptide repeat protein, with protein MKLKKKFNSISFLLIIVSFATFLQKPAAAQESGEYFKSGRLYYINRDIAKAKNCFETALKLNPEYAEAWRELGVCYMEEGDFEKAINLLSQSLELNPDSPKSNYAIAVAYLKKEEPDVELAKKCYNKAVKLGYSIPEWFLSFLQRCEEGVKVYE; from the coding sequence ATGAAACTTAAAAAGAAATTTAATTCTATAAGTTTTCTTCTAATAATAGTAAGTTTTGCAACATTTTTGCAGAAACCAGCAGCAGCTCAAGAATCAGGAGAGTATTTTAAATCAGGCAGATTGTATTATATAAACAGAGATATTGCTAAGGCAAAAAATTGCTTTGAGACAGCCCTAAAACTTAATCCTGAATACGCTGAAGCCTGGCGTGAATTAGGGGTGTGCTATATGGAGGAAGGGGATTTTGAGAAAGCGATAAACTTGCTTAGTCAATCTTTAGAATTAAACCCTGATTCTCCAAAATCCAACTATGCTATAGCTGTGGCTTATCTTAAGAAGGAAGAGCCGGATGTGGAGTTAGCAAAGAAATGTTATAACAAAGCTGTGAAGCTAGGATACAGTATTCCAGAGTGGTTTCTCTCTTTTCTTCAGCGTTGCGAAGAGGGGGTAAAAGTATATGAATAG